A genomic stretch from Edaphobacter aggregans includes:
- a CDS encoding VOC family protein: protein MNRPIHFEIPAEKPERAMRFYEKVFGWKFERWGGPMEYWTINTGTSEPGINGGLMTRRDPAQPCVNTMDVADLDATVGIVEGAGGQCVVPKMPIPGIGWLAYFKDTEGHIFGAMQADPAAK, encoded by the coding sequence ATGAACAGGCCTATTCATTTTGAGATTCCTGCTGAGAAACCGGAACGCGCGATGCGGTTCTACGAGAAGGTATTCGGGTGGAAGTTTGAGCGGTGGGGCGGGCCTATGGAGTACTGGACCATCAATACAGGTACGAGCGAGCCAGGGATCAATGGTGGTTTGATGACACGGCGTGATCCTGCACAGCCTTGCGTGAATACGATGGACGTTGCAGATCTGGATGCAACGGTGGGGATCGTTGAAGGTGCGGGCGGGCAGTGTGTGGTGCCGAAGATGCCGATTCCTGGTATTGGATGGCTGGCATACTTCAAAGACACAGAAGGCCACATCTTCGGTGCGATGCAGGCTGATCCGGCGGCGAAGTAA
- a CDS encoding sulfite exporter TauE/SafE family protein, whose product MTASLVAGVMNAMAGGGSFLSFPAMLAMGVLPIQANATNTVALWPGQLTSVAALRGDLRRDLLPVVCGAAILGGVSGAVVLLKTGQMTFLHLVPWLLLIASLLFWVSGPVSQWLRRRSAEPHLPRTPALVPLFFVLLPVSFYIGYFGAGSGFLIMTALALFGVEEMHALNSLKVLAACLANLCAVVIFIFSGAVIWRYCLISMVFAGLGGYVGAQYARRMNADVLRRIVVITGCVTATYFFWRNG is encoded by the coding sequence GTGACCGCCTCGTTGGTTGCGGGGGTGATGAACGCTATGGCGGGAGGGGGATCGTTCCTTTCATTTCCGGCGATGCTGGCTATGGGCGTGCTGCCGATTCAGGCGAATGCGACCAACACGGTGGCGCTGTGGCCGGGACAGTTGACCTCGGTGGCTGCGTTGCGTGGGGATTTGCGTCGGGACCTGCTGCCGGTGGTGTGCGGGGCTGCGATTCTGGGTGGGGTAAGCGGAGCGGTGGTGCTGCTGAAGACCGGGCAGATGACGTTTCTGCATCTTGTGCCCTGGCTGCTGCTGATAGCTTCGCTGCTGTTCTGGGTTAGCGGGCCGGTGTCGCAGTGGCTGCGGAGGAGGTCGGCTGAGCCGCATTTGCCGAGAACTCCGGCTTTGGTGCCGCTGTTCTTTGTGTTGCTGCCGGTGAGTTTCTACATTGGGTACTTTGGGGCGGGATCGGGTTTTTTGATCATGACCGCGCTGGCGCTGTTTGGCGTGGAAGAGATGCATGCGCTGAACTCGCTGAAAGTGCTGGCGGCCTGCCTCGCGAATCTGTGTGCTGTGGTGATATTTATTTTTAGCGGCGCGGTGATCTGGCGGTACTGCCTGATTTCGATGGTGTTTGCGGGGCTGGGTGGTTATGTGGGGGCGCAGTATGCGCGGCGAATGAATGCTGATGTGCTGCGCAGGATTGTGGTGATCACGGGCTGCGTTACGGCAACGTATTTTTTCTGGAGGAATGGATGA
- a CDS encoding DUF971 domain-containing protein, producing MSHEGIRIVSAEQAQRESAEEERLHEDAVTPKKVRVMKTEGTGVEINWKDGHHSAWSFAWLRNACPCATCHEERDKSGRPVGVAKPKAQTLLVMYEAPVRPVEVTPVGKYALKFKWTDGHESGIYSWEYLRRVCQCEMCVKPRGDSASS from the coding sequence ATGAGCCACGAAGGGATTCGAATTGTGAGCGCGGAACAGGCGCAGCGGGAGTCCGCGGAGGAAGAACGGTTGCATGAGGATGCGGTGACTCCGAAGAAGGTTCGCGTGATGAAGACGGAGGGCACTGGGGTCGAGATTAATTGGAAGGATGGGCACCACAGCGCGTGGAGCTTTGCATGGCTGCGGAATGCGTGTCCGTGTGCGACGTGTCATGAGGAGCGCGATAAGAGTGGGCGACCGGTGGGTGTGGCCAAGCCCAAGGCGCAGACTCTGCTGGTGATGTATGAGGCTCCAGTGCGGCCGGTTGAGGTGACGCCGGTGGGCAAGTATGCGCTGAAGTTCAAATGGACGGATGGGCATGAGAGCGGAATTTATTCGTGGGAGTATCTGCGGCGGGTTTGCCAGTGTGAGATGTGCGTGAAACCTCGAGGCGATTCGGCTTCATCTTAG
- a CDS encoding SemiSWEET transporter, whose amino-acid sequence MIRQETIDFIGYVAATCTTISFLPQLIRVVKLRTARDISLGMFSIFSIGTALWLTYGVLVRSAPVAAANAVTFVLSISILVLKLHFDRHAVKEITGV is encoded by the coding sequence ATGATACGGCAGGAGACGATCGACTTTATCGGCTATGTCGCGGCTACATGCACGACGATATCTTTTCTGCCGCAATTGATTCGCGTGGTCAAGCTGCGGACGGCGAGAGATATTTCGCTGGGGATGTTTTCCATCTTCTCGATAGGAACGGCTCTGTGGCTGACCTATGGAGTGCTGGTGCGCTCGGCACCGGTTGCGGCGGCGAACGCGGTGACGTTTGTGCTGTCGATCAGCATTCTTGTGCTGAAGCTGCACTTTGACCGCCATGCAGTGAAGGAGATTACAGGGGTATGA
- a CDS encoding TIGR00730 family Rossman fold protein, translating to MIHNLAVFCASANGANPIYSEAAEHLGRTLAQRNIGLIYGGATVGLMSAVAESCLAHGGRVVGVIPEVLVDLEVAHQGITELHITDTMHTRKALMGQKADAFLILPGGFGTFEEMFEVLAWQTLKLHQKPVVLLNINGFYDKLLTFLDHCVDEGMLKPKNRKILLVANTVEDALAQLSANITA from the coding sequence ATGATCCACAACCTGGCCGTCTTCTGCGCCTCCGCCAACGGAGCCAACCCCATCTACTCCGAAGCCGCCGAGCACCTCGGCCGCACTCTCGCCCAACGCAACATTGGCCTCATCTACGGCGGAGCCACCGTCGGCCTCATGAGCGCTGTCGCCGAATCCTGCCTCGCCCACGGAGGCCGCGTCGTAGGCGTCATCCCCGAGGTCCTCGTCGATCTCGAAGTCGCCCACCAAGGCATCACCGAGCTCCACATCACCGACACTATGCACACCCGCAAGGCCCTCATGGGACAGAAGGCCGACGCCTTCCTCATCCTCCCCGGCGGCTTCGGCACTTTCGAAGAGATGTTTGAAGTCCTCGCATGGCAGACTCTCAAGCTCCATCAAAAGCCCGTCGTCCTGCTCAACATCAACGGCTTCTACGACAAGCTCCTCACCTTCCTCGACCACTGCGTCGACGAAGGCATGCTCAAGCCGAAGAACCGCAAGATCCTCCTCGTAGCCAACACCGTCGAAGACGCCCTCGCCCAGCTCTCTGCCAACATAACCGCATAG